DNA from Actinomyces sp. oral taxon 897:
CTTCGGGCTGGGGGGCGGCGCCTCCGCCGGAGGCTACGGGATTATGCCCAGCACCGAGCGCACCCCGGCCCAGGAGGCCGACCCCAGGGCCGCCCTCCCTGAGGACCTGCGCCGTCGCCTCGGGCTGTAGGCGCGCGACCTGCTGCGGGCTGCTCTCACTGGGCCCCGCTCCCGTAAGGGGCCAGGCCGCTCTCAGCGAGGCTAGCCCTTACCCCACCGGGGTCTGTCCTGGTCCGGGCGGGCCATGAGGACAGGCCGGTGCGGGCCCGAGGCGGGTGCGGGGATCGTGCAGACCGTGCAAGGCCCCGCGGGCTGTCGGCACGGCCTCTGGACAGTGCTGGTCGGGACCGTCCTGGTAGCACCGCGGGTGCCGTCCGTTCTCACGACGAACAAGTACCGTTCTCACGACGAACAAGTACCGTTCTCGCGAGCAATAAGTACCGTTCTCGCGGAAAGGGGGTGCCCCTGCCGCGGTGGCGGGGGCACCCCCTTGGCTGCCGGGACGGCCCTCAGGCCCTCGACCACAGCCCGGGTACCGGGATATTAGCCCAGGTGCCAGGTCTGGACCACAGCCCAGGTACCAGGTCTCACGGCCCGGGTACCCGGGATATTAGCCCGGCGTGGGTCCGCTGCTGAGGCTCCTCAGTCGCGGGTCGGGCGCAGGAAGACCGCGCCCATGGGGGGGACCCGCAGGCGCACCGAGGCCGGGCGGCCGTTCCACGGCAGCTCCTCGGCCTCCACGTGCCCGAGGTTGCCCACCCCGGAGCCGCCGTACTCCTCGGAGTCGGTGTTGAGGATCTCGTCCCAGCCACCGGCGAAGGGCAGGCCCACCCGGTAGCCCTCGTGCGGGGTCCCGGCGAAGTTCACCACGCAGACCAGCAGGTCGTTGTGGCCGTCGGCACCGGTGCCCTTACGCAGGTAGGAGATGACGTTGTGGTCGCCGTCGCCGGCCTCGATCCACTCGAACCCCCGGTGGGAGAAGTCGTCCGCCCACAGCGCGGGGGAGTCCTTGTACAGGGCGTTGAGGTCGCTCACCAGGTGCAGCAGGCCCTGGTGGCCCGGGTCGTCCAGGATCCACCAGTCCAGGGAGTTGTCGGAGTTCCACTCCGAGCCCTGGCCGAACTCCTGTCCCATGAACAGCAGCTGCTTGCCGGGGTGGGACCACTGGTAGGCGTACAGGGCGCGCAGGCCCGCCAGCTCCTGCCAGGCGTCGCCGGGCATCTTGGACAGCAGGGAACCCTTGCCGTGGACCACCTCGTCGTGGCTCAGCGGCAGGACGAACTGCTCGGAGAAGGCGTAGACCAGGGAGAACGTCAGCTCCCCGTGGTGGTAGCGCCGGTTGATCGGCTCCTCGGCCAGGTAGCGCAGGGTGTCGTTCATCCAGCCCATGTTCCACTTCAGGCCGAAGCCCAGCCCACCGTACTCGGTGGGGGCGGTGACGCCGGGCCAGGCCGTGGACTCCTCGGCGGCCATGACGATACCGGGGTTCTTCCGGTAGGCGGTGGCGGTGGCCTCCTGGAGGAAGCTAATGGCCTCCAGGTGCTCGCGGCCACCGTACTGGTTGGGGTGCCACTGGCCCTCCTGGCGCGAGTAGTCCAGGTAGAGCATGGAGGCCACGGCGTCCACGCGCAGGCCGTCGGCGTGGAACTCCTCCAGCCAGTACAGGGCGTTGGCCACCAGGAAGTTACGCACCTCGTTGCGTCCGAAGTTGAACACGTAGGTACCCCAGTCGGGGTGCTCCCCGCGCTGGGGGTCGGGGTCCTCGTACAGGGCCGTGCCGTCGAAGCGGGCCAGGGCCCACTCGTCCTTGGGGAAGTGGGCGGGCACCCAGTCCAGGATGACGCCGATGCCGGCCTGGTGGAGCTGGTCCACCAGGTACCTGAAGTCGTCCGGCGTGCCGAACCGCGCGGTGGGGGCGTAGTAGCCGCTGACCTGGTAGCCCCAGGAGCCCCCGAAGGGGTGCTCGGCCACCGGCAGGAACTCCACGTGGGTGAAGCCC
Protein-coding regions in this window:
- the glgB gene encoding 1,4-alpha-glucan branching protein GlgB, whose translation is MTDVTSPDPARTAPAPIHVDPWVLADVAYARYYNPHEVLGAHVGTDGITIRTVRHLADNVTVLTTEGSYPATHEQDGIWVAVLPGTEIPDYRLAVTYGEDTTTVDDPYRYLPTLGEMDIYLISEGRHEDLWNVLGAHLKRYPGPMGEVEGTAFAVWAPNARAVRVVGDFNYWDGTATAMRSLGSSGVWELFVPGVGVGARYKFEICFQDGSWHQKADPMARATEVPPATASVVTEATHKWGDEAWMEARKHRDPHSGPMSIYEVHVGSWRQGLGYRGLAEELVPYIKETGFTHVEFLPVAEHPFGGSWGYQVSGYYAPTARFGTPDDFRYLVDQLHQAGIGVILDWVPAHFPKDEWALARFDGTALYEDPDPQRGEHPDWGTYVFNFGRNEVRNFLVANALYWLEEFHADGLRVDAVASMLYLDYSRQEGQWHPNQYGGREHLEAISFLQEATATAYRKNPGIVMAAEESTAWPGVTAPTEYGGLGFGLKWNMGWMNDTLRYLAEEPINRRYHHGELTFSLVYAFSEQFVLPLSHDEVVHGKGSLLSKMPGDAWQELAGLRALYAYQWSHPGKQLLFMGQEFGQGSEWNSDNSLDWWILDDPGHQGLLHLVSDLNALYKDSPALWADDFSHRGFEWIEAGDGDHNVISYLRKGTGADGHNDLLVCVVNFAGTPHEGYRVGLPFAGGWDEILNTDSEEYGGSGVGNLGHVEAEELPWNGRPASVRLRVPPMGAVFLRPTRD